The following coding sequences lie in one Pseudomonas svalbardensis genomic window:
- a CDS encoding amidohydrolase family protein: protein MTQLQNILIKNPVAVMTGLRGPRARAGAVDIRVVNGRIAEMAAGLVAQPGERVIDARHSVVYPGWINTHHHLFQNLLKAVPEGLNQDLQGWLASVPYPRLNRFTPQLAQIAARLGMAELLLSGVTTCADHHYLYHANGTTETGDLLFDTADTFGMRFVLCRGGALESASAHPGFSKTALQPETLEQMVGDIERLKSRYHQDTPDAMRRVVVAPTTPTFSLPPTLLRELAHTARGLGLRLHTHLSETQNYVNFCREKYNCLPVEFVAEHEWLGPDVWFAHAVHLQPGEIRMLAQTGTGISHCPVSNARLGSGVAPVPQMYEAGVPISLGVDGVASNESGSMVGEAHTAWLIHRAEQGASATTAEDVIHWGSAGGAQVLGLGAVGTLEIGQAADLVIYGLDHPRFFGFHDIALAPVVAGEPIAVRYSMVGGRLVVDDGVIPGLDLERMRADAWEGVEQLMHVVD, encoded by the coding sequence ATGACTCAACTTCAAAACATCCTGATCAAAAACCCGGTGGCGGTGATGACCGGCCTGCGTGGCCCGCGAGCCCGGGCCGGTGCTGTAGACATTCGAGTGGTGAACGGGCGCATTGCCGAAATGGCTGCGGGCCTGGTTGCGCAACCCGGCGAACGAGTGATCGATGCCCGTCACTCGGTGGTCTACCCAGGCTGGATCAACACCCACCACCACCTGTTTCAGAACCTGCTCAAAGCCGTGCCCGAAGGTTTGAATCAAGACTTGCAAGGCTGGCTGGCCAGCGTGCCCTACCCGCGCCTCAACCGTTTTACACCACAACTGGCGCAGATCGCCGCGCGATTAGGCATGGCCGAGTTGCTGTTGTCGGGGGTAACGACCTGCGCCGATCACCATTACCTCTATCACGCCAACGGCACAACCGAGACCGGTGACCTGCTGTTCGACACGGCTGACACGTTCGGGATGCGTTTTGTGCTGTGCCGGGGCGGCGCCCTGGAGTCCGCCAGCGCCCATCCGGGATTCTCGAAAACGGCGCTGCAACCGGAGACGCTGGAGCAGATGGTCGGTGACATCGAACGGCTCAAATCGCGGTACCACCAGGACACTCCAGATGCGATGCGTCGAGTGGTGGTGGCGCCGACCACGCCGACGTTCTCGCTGCCGCCCACCTTGCTGCGCGAGCTTGCGCACACCGCTCGCGGCCTTGGATTGCGCTTGCACACGCACCTCTCGGAGACGCAGAACTACGTCAACTTTTGTCGCGAGAAATACAACTGCCTGCCGGTGGAATTCGTCGCCGAACACGAATGGCTCGGCCCCGACGTCTGGTTCGCTCACGCGGTGCATTTGCAGCCGGGGGAAATCCGCATGCTCGCGCAAACCGGCACTGGCATTTCTCATTGCCCGGTGAGCAACGCACGGCTGGGCAGCGGCGTCGCGCCGGTACCACAAATGTATGAGGCTGGGGTGCCAATATCGCTTGGGGTGGATGGCGTGGCATCGAACGAATCCGGAAGTATGGTCGGTGAGGCGCACACGGCGTGGTTGATTCATCGGGCCGAACAAGGGGCTTCAGCGACCACCGCCGAAGATGTGATTCATTGGGGCTCGGCCGGCGGCGCGCAAGTGTTGGGGCTGGGTGCGGTCGGAACGCTGGAAATTGGCCAGGCTGCGGATCTGGTGATTTATGGCCTCGATCATCCACGGTTCTTCGGCTTCCACGATATCGCGCTGGCGCCGGTGGTCGCGGGTGAGCCGATTGCCGTGCGGTACAGCATGGTCGGGGGGCGACTGGTGGTCGACGACGGCGTGATTCCAGGGCTGGACCTGGAGCGCATGCGTGCTGACGCGTGGGAGGGGGTGGAGCAGTTGATGCATGTCGTCGACTGA
- a CDS encoding XdhC family protein, whose product MSGLNDLLQAIETCARQGEETVLATVVKVEGSAYRRPGARMLIPLHGRTIGTVSGGCLEQDLAKKAWWLTDSGEPVVRRYSTGATEDEDDDQSALTFGLGCNGTVFVMLERLRAKTPSLAIELLRQVRDSLQPAAMATIIATSRHTSVRVGDRVVSHASPALRNRALDSSIRKDLRKTLTEKKSSLRLYTDARGEVEVFFEYVAPPPRLVIFGAGHDAQPLVRMSKLLGWHVSVIDSRSHFARPERFPQADAVIVANLDASIVLGPLIEGAAVAVMTHSYRQDRHWLGQLLQGAPAYIGQLGPRERTERLLTDIRQHNPAPNALLQLHYPMGLDLGGDAPESVALSILAEMTAALNLRNGGMLKHRSKPIHYVDLLVCEKLEAVAAVD is encoded by the coding sequence ATGTCCGGCCTCAACGACCTCCTCCAAGCCATTGAAACCTGCGCCCGGCAAGGCGAAGAAACCGTCCTCGCCACCGTGGTCAAGGTCGAAGGCTCGGCCTACCGCCGCCCCGGCGCACGCATGCTCATTCCCCTCCACGGCCGAACCATCGGCACCGTCAGCGGCGGATGCCTGGAACAGGACCTGGCCAAAAAGGCCTGGTGGCTGACCGATTCCGGCGAGCCGGTGGTGCGCCGCTACAGCACCGGCGCCACCGAAGATGAAGACGATGACCAAAGCGCCCTGACCTTCGGCCTCGGCTGCAACGGCACGGTTTTCGTCATGCTCGAACGCCTGCGCGCGAAGACCCCGTCATTGGCCATCGAACTGTTGCGACAGGTGCGTGACAGTCTCCAACCCGCGGCCATGGCGACCATCATTGCCACGTCTCGCCACACGTCGGTGCGGGTCGGTGATCGGGTGGTGTCGCACGCAAGCCCCGCGCTGCGCAATCGCGCACTCGACAGCAGCATCCGCAAAGACCTGCGCAAAACACTCACCGAGAAAAAATCCTCTCTGCGGCTCTACACCGATGCCCGTGGAGAAGTCGAAGTGTTCTTCGAATACGTGGCTCCGCCCCCGCGCCTGGTGATCTTCGGCGCCGGCCACGACGCCCAGCCACTGGTGCGCATGAGCAAACTGCTGGGCTGGCACGTCAGCGTGATCGACAGTCGCAGCCACTTTGCCCGCCCTGAACGCTTTCCGCAGGCCGATGCGGTCATCGTCGCGAACCTCGACGCCTCCATCGTCCTCGGACCGTTGATTGAGGGGGCCGCAGTGGCCGTCATGACGCACAGCTACCGCCAGGACCGACACTGGCTCGGCCAATTGCTGCAAGGCGCACCAGCCTACATCGGCCAACTTGGCCCCCGCGAGCGGACCGAGCGCTTGTTGACCGACATTCGCCAACATAATCCTGCCCCGAATGCATTGCTACAGCTGCACTACCCAATGGGCCTGGACCTTGGCGGCGATGCGCCCGAAAGCGTCGCGCTCTCGATTCTGGCGGAGATGACGGCGGCGTTGAATCTGCGTAACGGCGGGATGCTCAAGCATCGTAGTAAACCGATTCATTACGTGGATTTGCTGGTGTGTGAAAAGTTGGAGGCAGTGGCAGCGGTCGATTGA
- a CDS encoding dTMP kinase yields the protein MNRPLFVSLDGPKGAGKTTLLEAVTKVLRADNKKVIRLCERKSDPFRGETMTLVNKLVRNPTRDLELEVCERFADSRTWISHHVLAKQPPGSIILIDRWYPSDAAFRRIVPFAEILQLNIDRNVRVPDLHVGVVTAPDVSWARAAARRRGLSSTVIHKLEEHVACTKAFERAIADHGWVLCRNEGTIEDATMQVIWEIYRVLRCP from the coding sequence ATGAATCGTCCGCTGTTTGTTTCTCTAGATGGGCCCAAAGGAGCCGGCAAAACCACACTGTTGGAGGCCGTTACGAAAGTACTGAGGGCAGACAACAAAAAGGTGATCCGACTTTGTGAGAGAAAAAGCGATCCCTTTAGGGGTGAAACAATGACCCTCGTTAACAAACTCGTCAGAAATCCCACCCGGGATTTGGAGTTGGAGGTTTGTGAGCGCTTTGCTGATAGCCGTACCTGGATTTCCCACCACGTGCTGGCTAAACAGCCACCAGGCAGCATCATCTTGATCGATCGCTGGTACCCGTCTGATGCCGCATTTCGCCGGATAGTCCCGTTTGCAGAGATTCTACAGTTGAACATTGATCGAAATGTGCGAGTGCCAGACCTGCATGTCGGGGTTGTCACCGCCCCTGATGTTTCATGGGCGAGGGCAGCGGCACGACGGCGTGGGCTGAGCAGTACCGTGATCCATAAGCTGGAAGAACATGTCGCTTGTACCAAGGCGTTCGAGCGAGCGATAGCAGATCACGGCTGGGTTTTATGCCGTAATGAAGGAACGATCGAAGACGCAACGATGCAGGTGATTTGGGAGATCTATAGAGTCCTTCGATGCCCGTAG
- the gfa gene encoding S-(hydroxymethyl)glutathione synthase, protein MSTLKLHPALDNGIQPSAANFTGGTLQCLCATDKVEVKIDAQTLHNHACGCSKCWKPQNATFAVIAVVPRDKVSVIAHGEKLEIVDETATIQRHACKQCHAHLFGRIENKDHAFYGLDFVHTELSPQSGWAAPGFAAFVSSIIETGTPPAQMKAIRERLRKIGLEPYDCLSPDLMDAMATHVAKQKGLLPAA, encoded by the coding sequence GTGAGCACCTTGAAACTTCACCCCGCACTGGACAACGGTATCCAACCCTCCGCCGCGAATTTCACAGGCGGCACCCTGCAATGCCTGTGTGCGACCGACAAGGTCGAGGTCAAGATCGACGCACAAACCCTGCATAACCACGCGTGCGGCTGCAGCAAATGCTGGAAACCGCAAAACGCGACATTCGCCGTCATTGCCGTAGTACCTCGGGATAAGGTCAGCGTCATTGCCCACGGCGAAAAACTGGAAATTGTCGACGAAACCGCCACCATCCAGCGGCACGCCTGCAAACAGTGCCACGCCCATCTCTTCGGGCGCATCGAGAACAAGGACCATGCCTTTTATGGCCTGGACTTCGTCCACACCGAGCTCTCTCCCCAGAGCGGATGGGCTGCGCCGGGCTTCGCGGCGTTCGTGTCCTCCATCATCGAAACCGGCACACCGCCAGCGCAAATGAAGGCCATCCGTGAGCGCCTGCGCAAGATTGGCCTGGAACCCTACGACTGCCTGTCCCCGGACTTGATGGACGCAATGGCGACTCATGTTGCCAAACAAAAAGGCTTGCTCCCCGCCGCCTGA
- the wecB gene encoding non-hydrolyzing UDP-N-acetylglucosamine 2-epimerase gives MARHHSRIKILSIFGTRPEAIKMAPLVKALAAEPGIHSQICITGQHQSMLKQVLDLFDLKADHTLDVMTPHQSLNSLTAALYGAIDPVLEMTRPDRVLVHGDTTSAMVASMAAFHRRIPVGHVEAGLRTGDIYSPWPEEMNRRCIDLGADMLFAPTHESRQNLLDERLQGRAFVTGNTVIDALQMTARRIEQDADLRASLDQQFSFLQAGRKVLLVTGHRRENFGEGFLDICKALSHLARRTDIQIVYPVHLNPNVMGPVTEQLGDLPNVHLIKPLDYLAFVRLMQRAHVILTDSGGVQEEAPSLGKPVLVMRDVTERPEAVAAGTVRLVGTSPDSIIAGVNALFDDDLLWRRCSQAANPYGDGKASARIVDALMGRPVDDFVVTGVRLPKFLHYPSGLPEPEKSLPAFTSL, from the coding sequence ATCGCTCGCCATCATTCAAGGATTAAAATCCTTTCGATCTTCGGTACCCGTCCAGAAGCCATCAAGATGGCGCCTTTAGTCAAAGCCCTCGCTGCGGAACCTGGCATTCATTCGCAGATATGCATCACCGGCCAACATCAAAGCATGCTTAAACAGGTGCTGGATCTGTTCGACCTCAAGGCCGATCACACCCTCGATGTGATGACGCCGCACCAGTCGCTCAACTCGTTGACCGCGGCGCTATACGGGGCGATTGACCCTGTGCTGGAAATGACCCGCCCGGACCGGGTGCTGGTACACGGCGACACCACGTCAGCCATGGTTGCCTCAATGGCTGCGTTCCATCGACGCATCCCGGTCGGTCACGTCGAAGCAGGACTGCGAACCGGCGATATCTACAGCCCATGGCCAGAAGAAATGAACCGCCGCTGCATCGACCTCGGTGCGGACATGCTGTTTGCGCCGACCCACGAATCGCGCCAGAACCTGCTCGACGAACGCCTTCAAGGTCGCGCCTTCGTGACCGGCAATACGGTGATTGACGCTTTGCAGATGACGGCGCGGCGCATTGAGCAAGACGCTGACCTGCGGGCAAGCCTGGACCAACAGTTCTCGTTCCTGCAAGCCGGCCGCAAGGTTCTGCTGGTGACCGGGCATCGCCGGGAAAACTTTGGCGAAGGCTTCCTGGATATCTGCAAGGCCTTGAGCCATCTGGCGCGGCGCACTGATATCCAGATCGTCTATCCGGTGCACTTGAACCCCAATGTCATGGGCCCGGTCACCGAGCAACTGGGCGATCTGCCCAACGTGCACCTGATCAAGCCGCTGGACTACCTGGCCTTCGTGCGCCTGATGCAACGTGCGCATGTGATCCTCACCGACTCCGGTGGCGTGCAGGAAGAAGCGCCGTCGCTGGGCAAACCGGTGCTGGTGATGCGCGATGTGACTGAACGCCCCGAAGCTGTCGCCGCGGGCACCGTTCGCCTGGTCGGCACCTCGCCGGACTCGATCATCGCTGGCGTCAACGCACTGTTCGATGACGACCTGCTGTGGCGCCGATGTTCCCAGGCGGCCAATCCTTACGGTGATGGCAAGGCCAGTGCGCGCATCGTCGATGCCCTGATGGGCCGTCCGGTCGATGATTTCGTCGTGACTGGGGTGCGATTGCCCAAGTTCCTGCACTACCCGTCAGGGCTACCTGAACCCGAGAAAAGTCTCCCGGCTTTCACCTCTCTATAA
- a CDS encoding glycosyl transferase family protein, whose product MTSLYWPYWLAHYYSFLEISTIVIAVLILISSLDDLFIDLWYWSRRLFRKFTVDRKYRPLTAEQLMARDEQPLAIMVPAWLEYDVIAPMIENMVSTLDYQNYVVFVGTYINDQRTIDEVERMRRRYKQLHRVEVPHAGPTCKADCLNWVIQAIFLHEKTHGMTFAGVVLHDSEDVLHPLELRLFNYLLPRKDMIQLPVVSLERNWYEWVAGTYMDEFAEWHGKDLVVRESMTDTVPSAGVGTCFSHRALRVLAGETQNQPFNTDSLTEDYDVGARLAKVGMNAIFVRFPVQFRVLRKSWFRKPYESTLKMPLCVREFFPDTFRTAFRQKARWTLGIGLQGWEQMGWNGSLANRYLLFRDRKGVVTAFVSIIAYVILVQLLGLVILRQSGLWDVSFPTPFETNGFIKYLLLANGTALAWRIAHRCYFTTVLYGWQHGLLSIPRMVVGNFVNFMAASRAWRMFIVGKVMNRKLVWDKTMHDFPSTDLVAFAPRKLGSVLLSWQAINETDLQSALDEQKTRHMPLGRILLSNGWLDDETLAEAIAFQNDLPRVFDVAAKARGSVLTLDDEFALRWRVVPVGLNADGRAQLAVASPLPAEGLQQVSDVLGSEPVQLIARESEIVAQLRQLNVREDQSVPDARAPLLGDLLIEMGLLDRDVFNRTMLQYRPQRHGRIGDYLVDSGVLPRATIEKAVARQHSHYPAELPA is encoded by the coding sequence ATGACGTCGCTTTATTGGCCCTATTGGCTGGCCCACTACTACAGCTTCCTGGAAATCTCGACCATCGTGATCGCGGTGCTGATCCTGATCTCCAGCCTGGACGATCTGTTCATTGACCTGTGGTACTGGTCTCGCCGCCTGTTTCGCAAGTTCACCGTGGATCGCAAATACCGGCCGCTGACCGCCGAGCAACTGATGGCCCGGGATGAACAGCCGTTGGCGATCATGGTCCCGGCCTGGCTGGAATATGACGTCATCGCACCGATGATCGAGAACATGGTGTCGACCCTGGATTACCAGAACTATGTCGTCTTCGTCGGCACCTACATCAATGACCAGCGCACCATCGATGAAGTGGAACGCATGCGTCGGCGCTACAAGCAGCTGCATCGCGTGGAAGTCCCGCATGCCGGGCCGACCTGCAAGGCCGACTGCCTGAACTGGGTGATCCAGGCGATCTTCCTGCACGAGAAAACCCACGGCATGACCTTCGCCGGCGTTGTATTGCACGACAGCGAAGACGTTCTGCACCCGCTGGAGTTGCGGCTGTTCAACTACTTGCTGCCGCGCAAGGACATGATCCAGTTGCCCGTGGTTTCGCTGGAGCGCAACTGGTACGAATGGGTGGCTGGTACCTACATGGACGAATTCGCCGAATGGCATGGCAAGGATTTGGTGGTGCGTGAAAGCATGACCGACACGGTGCCGTCTGCCGGGGTCGGCACCTGTTTCTCCCACCGCGCCCTGCGCGTGCTGGCCGGGGAAACCCAGAACCAGCCGTTCAACACCGACAGCCTCACCGAGGACTACGACGTTGGCGCTCGCCTGGCCAAGGTCGGCATGAACGCAATCTTCGTGCGCTTCCCGGTGCAGTTTCGCGTGCTGCGTAAATCATGGTTTCGCAAGCCTTACGAATCGACTCTGAAGATGCCGTTGTGCGTGCGGGAATTCTTTCCCGATACCTTCCGTACCGCGTTCCGCCAGAAAGCCCGCTGGACACTGGGCATTGGCCTGCAAGGCTGGGAGCAAATGGGCTGGAACGGTTCGCTGGCCAACCGTTATCTGCTGTTTCGTGACCGCAAGGGCGTGGTGACGGCGTTCGTCAGCATCATCGCCTACGTGATTCTGGTGCAGCTGCTGGGCCTGGTCATCCTGCGCCAGAGTGGCCTGTGGGATGTGAGCTTCCCGACGCCGTTTGAAACCAACGGCTTCATCAAATACCTGCTACTGGCCAACGGTACCGCGCTGGCCTGGCGTATCGCGCACCGCTGCTATTTCACCACCGTGCTGTACGGCTGGCAGCATGGATTGTTGTCCATCCCACGCATGGTAGTGGGCAACTTCGTCAACTTCATGGCCGCCTCCCGCGCCTGGCGCATGTTCATCGTCGGCAAGGTAATGAACCGCAAACTGGTGTGGGACAAGACCATGCACGACTTCCCGTCCACCGACCTGGTTGCCTTCGCACCGCGTAAGTTGGGCAGCGTGTTGCTGTCCTGGCAGGCGATCAACGAAACCGACCTGCAAAGCGCCCTCGACGAACAGAAAACCCGGCACATGCCATTGGGGCGGATCTTGCTCAGCAATGGCTGGCTGGACGACGAGACACTGGCGGAAGCCATCGCCTTCCAGAACGATCTGCCGCGGGTGTTCGATGTGGCCGCCAAGGCACGAGGCTCGGTCCTGACGCTGGACGATGAATTCGCTCTGCGCTGGCGGGTGGTGCCGGTTGGCTTGAATGCCGACGGCCGAGCACAACTTGCCGTGGCCAGCCCGTTGCCGGCCGAAGGTCTGCAACAAGTCAGCGATGTACTGGGCAGCGAACCGGTGCAGCTGATTGCCCGGGAAAGCGAAATCGTCGCGCAGTTGCGTCAACTGAACGTGCGCGAAGACCAGTCCGTACCGGATGCCCGCGCGCCACTGCTGGGTGACTTGTTGATCGAAATGGGCCTGCTGGATCGCGACGTATTCAATCGCACCATGTTGCAGTACCGCCCGCAGCGTCACGGACGCATCGGCGACTATCTGGTCGACAGCGGCGTGCTGCCCCGCGCCACCATCGAAAAGGCTGTGGCGCGTCAGCACAGCCACTACCCTGCGGAGCTTCCGGCATGA
- a CDS encoding bacteriophage N4 adsorption protein A encodes MNRPFLTLMATGLSLLPGLALAETLPLPLTGPAYVTANEAYSAYERKDYDLAIAKAREALRQRADITRLNTLIVLAQRDKELRDHPKRYPQSRQAPGFGAAAQAFKAYDRDDFGTAAQSARKAIAQAPKRMDYRLLLIESLQRQQHLQEADQATTQALAVFPDDDTLLMRREAIRRQLAAPLAVEGYRALEQGQVSLAVDQARKAVAWAPEIGANQQLLISALLTAKDYPAAERAASGALAQDDGEIAPWILRSYARDRQGKTQAAQADLNHALAIDGLLEAETRDIRFFAADAALAHDEPQQALDHLQSLADDEGGEVARRRTAARMALRQKNNGANVIAHFPAPALNCQETAFGLVCDIWPGNQRDGGTDMAGQAYAALARKDPATAVALANEAIARAPQNPAYRRLLVSALSDQKRVPEAIAAASEGLKLTGDDARLLAQRGRLRQQSGDDAGARKDFTQALALASLPAYEEASLYAAIGQRRTARERLQQARDTGELESMSDLQIAYLSVQAGDDDGAHTSFRKADADTRLTPTATQDAAYNAMRVNDDEQAVTYFKRVIDAKNAGELDMSPQQLFDTRRAVADVSRTWGLTSTTSYRGNSSSSGLSAAPSSGSNSNDSLQNSTELSWRPLGYRNARFVELYGRITDTLWSKNGDSDTGLDALQGAVGVRVKPFTSLNVMAAVERTFPLGSSDVDGDWLVRLGYGSSIGTDLRVDASSWWTSQLFAEAGHYVNDSRDYFNSEWQVGRSYAIGGTGSRWVSFPHVVAAFDYDSKMNSKTDTDGSTDSSSGKAGGVGIGNNVRYWFREDAYNAPRSYVDFSLQYRVKVLGDDRAEGVFARLTYSY; translated from the coding sequence ATGAACCGCCCCTTCCTGACCCTCATGGCCACGGGGCTAAGCCTGTTACCTGGGCTTGCTCTTGCCGAGACGTTGCCGCTGCCGTTGACCGGCCCGGCCTATGTCACCGCCAACGAGGCCTACAGCGCCTACGAGCGCAAAGATTACGACCTGGCCATCGCCAAGGCCCGCGAAGCCTTGCGTCAGCGGGCTGACATCACCCGCTTGAACACCTTGATTGTGCTGGCTCAGCGCGACAAGGAACTGCGTGATCATCCCAAACGCTACCCCCAGTCGCGTCAGGCCCCAGGCTTCGGCGCCGCGGCCCAGGCGTTCAAGGCCTACGATCGCGATGACTTCGGCACGGCTGCCCAATCGGCACGCAAAGCCATCGCCCAGGCGCCCAAACGCATGGATTATCGATTGCTGCTGATCGAGTCCTTGCAGCGCCAACAGCACTTGCAGGAAGCGGATCAAGCCACCACCCAGGCGCTTGCCGTGTTCCCGGACGACGATACCTTGCTGATGCGTCGCGAAGCGATTCGTCGTCAATTGGCCGCCCCGCTGGCGGTTGAGGGTTATCGTGCCCTGGAGCAAGGCCAAGTGTCCCTGGCCGTGGACCAGGCCAGAAAAGCCGTCGCCTGGGCTCCGGAAATCGGCGCCAATCAGCAACTGCTGATCAGTGCCCTGCTCACTGCCAAGGATTACCCTGCTGCAGAACGGGCCGCGTCAGGCGCACTGGCTCAGGACGACGGTGAAATCGCACCGTGGATTCTGCGCAGCTACGCCCGTGATCGTCAGGGCAAAACTCAGGCAGCCCAGGCTGACCTGAATCACGCGCTGGCCATCGATGGCCTGCTGGAAGCGGAAACCCGTGACATTCGCTTTTTCGCCGCGGACGCTGCACTGGCGCATGACGAGCCTCAACAAGCGCTCGATCATCTGCAATCACTGGCCGACGATGAAGGCGGTGAAGTGGCCCGCAGACGCACCGCCGCCCGAATGGCGTTGCGGCAGAAAAACAACGGCGCGAACGTTATTGCCCACTTCCCTGCTCCGGCCTTGAACTGTCAGGAAACGGCCTTCGGCCTGGTCTGTGATATCTGGCCGGGCAACCAGCGTGATGGCGGAACCGACATGGCCGGCCAAGCCTACGCGGCCCTGGCCCGCAAAGACCCTGCGACGGCGGTTGCCCTGGCGAACGAAGCCATTGCCCGCGCGCCACAGAATCCGGCGTACCGCCGACTGCTGGTCAGCGCCCTGAGTGATCAGAAACGTGTGCCCGAAGCCATCGCAGCAGCCAGCGAAGGTCTCAAGCTCACGGGCGATGATGCTCGTCTGCTCGCCCAGCGCGGCCGTCTGCGTCAGCAATCGGGTGACGATGCCGGGGCGCGCAAGGACTTCACCCAGGCACTGGCACTGGCCAGCCTTCCCGCTTACGAAGAAGCCAGTCTGTATGCCGCCATCGGCCAGCGCCGAACCGCGCGCGAACGGCTGCAACAAGCGCGGGACACGGGCGAACTGGAATCGATGAGCGACCTGCAGATCGCTTATTTGTCGGTCCAGGCCGGAGACGATGACGGTGCCCACACTTCGTTCCGCAAGGCTGATGCCGACACCCGACTTACGCCGACGGCGACCCAGGACGCGGCCTACAACGCCATGCGGGTCAATGACGACGAGCAAGCCGTCACCTATTTCAAGCGAGTCATCGACGCAAAAAATGCCGGTGAACTCGACATGTCCCCACAGCAACTGTTCGACACCCGTCGCGCGGTGGCCGATGTGTCGCGCACCTGGGGTTTGACCAGCACCACCAGTTATCGCGGTAACAGTTCGAGCAGTGGTCTGAGTGCAGCCCCGAGTAGCGGCAGCAACAGCAATGACAGCCTGCAAAACAGCACCGAGCTTTCCTGGCGTCCCTTGGGCTATCGCAACGCACGTTTTGTCGAACTCTACGGACGCATCACCGACACGCTGTGGAGCAAGAACGGCGATTCGGATACCGGTCTCGATGCGCTGCAAGGCGCCGTGGGTGTCCGGGTCAAACCCTTCACATCGCTGAACGTGATGGCCGCCGTCGAGCGTACATTCCCCTTGGGATCGTCGGACGTCGACGGTGACTGGCTGGTGCGTCTGGGCTACGGCTCAAGCATCGGGACCGATCTGCGGGTGGATGCCTCCAGTTGGTGGACCTCGCAGTTGTTCGCTGAAGCCGGTCATTACGTCAACGACTCGCGCGACTACTTCAACAGCGAATGGCAGGTGGGTCGCAGCTACGCCATCGGCGGCACAGGCTCGCGCTGGGTGAGTTTCCCCCATGTCGTGGCCGCGTTCGACTACGACTCCAAGATGAACAGCAAGACGGACACCGACGGCAGTACGGACTCATCATCGGGCAAGGCCGGCGGCGTTGGTATCGGTAACAACGTCCGATACTGGTTCCGCGAAGATGCGTACAACGCCCCCCGTTCCTATGTGGACTTTTCTCTGCAGTACCGCGTGAAGGTGCTGGGCGATGACCGCGCCGAAGGCGTGTTCGCTCGCCTGACTTATTCCTATTGA
- a CDS encoding alginate O-acetyltransferase AlgF, which yields MNVRMCLWLGLGLVPMWAQAAPEIAQLYAPKLPEGSAWVRVVNPSDTAMQVQVGQGPSFALAAQTAVASPFQVVDSRQPLHVTVNGREIKGLSAPKSAWVTLILDSDPARAPRLVIDPPLRGKDLRAELNVYNLVNGCEKAEVKLANGAPVFNQLPFNGQAQRTINPVQATLVASCNENASLPMKLAPFRAGDRYSLFLVGSRQAPRLIGLVDQTAP from the coding sequence ATGAACGTTCGAATGTGTTTGTGGCTGGGTCTTGGCCTGGTCCCGATGTGGGCACAGGCCGCCCCTGAAATCGCCCAGCTGTATGCGCCAAAACTGCCCGAGGGTTCCGCCTGGGTGCGGGTGGTCAATCCCAGCGATACCGCCATGCAAGTCCAGGTGGGCCAAGGCCCGAGTTTTGCCCTTGCCGCACAGACCGCAGTGGCCAGCCCCTTTCAGGTCGTGGACTCGCGACAGCCGTTGCACGTGACCGTCAATGGTCGCGAGATAAAAGGCCTCAGCGCACCAAAAAGTGCGTGGGTCACGCTGATTCTCGACAGCGACCCGGCACGGGCGCCGCGCCTGGTCATCGACCCGCCGCTGCGCGGTAAAGACCTGCGCGCCGAACTCAATGTCTACAACCTGGTCAACGGTTGCGAAAAAGCCGAGGTCAAACTCGCCAACGGTGCTCCTGTGTTCAACCAGCTGCCGTTCAACGGACAAGCCCAGCGCACGATCAACCCGGTGCAGGCGACGCTGGTTGCCAGCTGCAATGAGAACGCGAGCCTGCCGATGAAGCTCGCGCCCTTCAGGGCCGGCGATCGTTATAGCCTGTTCCTGGTCGGCTCTCGCCAGGCGCCACGCCTGATTGGCCTTGTCGACCAGACCGCGCCATGA